CGACGCGCCGGCAGCTCTCCGGCGATCCGCCGCTCAGCGATCCGCTCGCTGGGTTTCCGCGCCCGCCGACGCGCCCGACCGCTGTGCGCTCGCGGATCAACTCGCTCAGGAGGCGGACAACCGGGCAGGACCATGGCTACTCCTTGCCGGCTCGGCGGCTGTCTCGACGGCACGGCGGCGAGGAGCGGGACCGGCGGCCGGGCCTCTCGGGCAGGGTGGGCCGGTCCGGACGTACGGTTGTGCTATGAGTGCTGCACCGGACGATGGCGCTGCTCAGGCGTACGGGTCCGACCCTCCCGACGCCGCCGGGTCGGCACTCCGGGTGGAGTTGGACCGGCTGCTGGACCTCGCTGTGTGCGACACGGGCGCGCACGCGGGAGCGGTCTTCCTGCTGGCGCCCGACGGGCAGGCGCTGCGGCTCGAGGTGACCGCCGGCATGCCGGCGGAGTATCTCGCGCCCTGGCTTGGGGTGGGGCTGTCCAGTCCTGTTCCGGTGGCCGAGGCGGTGCGCGAGCGACGGCTGGTGTGGCTCGGCCGCCCCGAGGAGCTCGCCCGTCGCTACCCGCGCACGGCGATCGCCCTGCCGTACCAATTCGCGGTGGCCGCGGCGCCGATCCTCACCGGCACCACCGCCTGGGGCGCGCTGCTGCTGTTCTGGCCCTGCTGCGACACCGCCGAGCTTGCCGACCCGGGCTCCGAGCGGGTCGGCGCCGCCTGTCGGCGCCTGGGGCGGTTGCTGCGGGACGCCGCCGACGCCGGCCGCCCGGTCACTCCCGGGGCGCTGCCGCGCATGCTGCCCCAGCCGCCCACCCGGACGTGGGAGCCGACCGAGGCACTGGCCGCAGCGCACTTCGCCGAACGCCTGCCGGGAGGCAGTTGCACCCTCGACCTCGAGGGCAGATTCACCTACCTCAGCGCCACGGCCGCCGATCTGCTGGGCGGCAGCATCCCCGATCTGCTCGGCAGGCGCCCCTGGCAGGCCCTGTCCTGGTCCACCGACCCGGCCTTCGAGGACCGCTTCCGTGCCGCCGTGGTCAGTCGGCAGCCAGGATTCTTCACCGCCATGGTCCCGCCGGACCGGTGGCTCGCATTCGAGCTCTACCCCGACGGCTCCGGGGTGAGCGTCCGCATTGTGCCGGCCGATCCCGGCCGCACCTCCACGGCAGCGCCCGCCGGGACGGGGACGCCCCGGGGCGAGCCAATTCCCCTGGGCGAGCTTTATCAGGTGCTGCACCTGGCCGCCGCCCTCTCCGAAGCCGTCGGCGTGGGCGACGTGGTCGACCTGGTTGCCGACGAGATGCTGCCGGCCTTTCACGCCAGCACCCTGGCCCTGTTCGCGGTCGAGGACGGCAGGCTGCGCCTTATTGGCTGCCGGGGCTACAACCCCTATCCCCCGGAGCTCTTCGACGGAGCGACGCTGACCTCCCCGGCCGCGGTCGGCACCCTCGCCGGCGGCGTGCCGAACTTCTTCGCCACCTTCGAGGAGGTGGTCCGCGCCTACCCGCTCGCCCCCCGCCAGGACGGTCTGCACGCCTGGGCCTATCTGCCGCTGATCGCCTCCGGGCGCCCGGTGGGCTTGTGCGTGCTCGCCTTCGACCGGCCCCACCCCTTCTCCGGCAGTCAGCGGACCGTCCTCACCGCACTCGCCGGACTGATCGCGCAGGCGCTGGAACGGGCCCGCCTGTACGACACCGCCCAAGAGCTCGCGCAGACCCTGCAAGCGGCTCTGCTCCCCGACTCGCTGCCCGACCTTCCCGGACTGGATGTGGCCGCCCGCTATCTGCCCAGCGTCCGCGGCATGGACATCGGCGGCGACTTCTACGACCTGGTCCGGGTGGACGACACCACCGCGGCCGCAGTCATCGGCGACGTCCAGGGCCACAACGTCACCGCCGCCGCACTCATGGGCCGTTGCCGCCTCACCATTCGCTCCCACGCCGCCGCCGGGGCGACGCCGGCGCAGGCCCTCGCGCAGGCCAATCGCCGGCTGGTCGACCTGGACCCGGGCCGCTTCGTCAGCTGCCTGTACGTCCAGCTCGACCTCGCACACCGCCGGGCCGTCCTGGCCACCGCCGGGCACCCCCCGCCGATCCTGCGCCACCCCGACGGACACGCCGAGGTTCTCCGCGTGCCGCCGGGGGTGCTGCTCGGCATCGACCTCGAAGCGGACTATCCCACCACCGAGATCCCGCTAGAGCCCGGCACCGTCCTCGCCCTGTACACCGACGGACTCGTCGAGACGCCCGGTGGCGACCTGGACGACGCCATGGCCGGGCTCGCCGCCCAGCTCGCCCAGGCCCGGCCCCAGCCCGTGGACCAGCTCGCCACGGCCCTGATCGACCACGCACGGCAGACTGCCCCGCGGACGGACGACATCGCCCTGCTGCTCATCAGGTTTGTCACCGCCGGGTAGCGTACCAAGCCGCGGGCCGCGCGATGCGCCAGGTCGCCGCACGCCCCCGCAAACACGTCGTCCCCTTCGGCGCCGGCAACCGTAAGTGCATCGGCGACAAGTTCAGCCGGCTGGAAGCCACCATCACCGTGGCCACCATCCTGCCCGGCTGGCGGCTGGCGGCTGCCGCAAGGTCAGCCTGCGCGTGGCGCTTACCAGGAGAGGAGCGGGCAGCCGGCAAGAAGGCGCCCTCCACCCCTAAGTACAAGTGCGTCATGTACTTCGCCGGGTCCGCATGCAGGCCGTCGGCTCCCCGACGGTGGTCGTCCGGACCGTGCCGCCGAGGATGCCGGCCCGCACCACCAGACTTCCCGTCCTCGAACCTGCCGTCGTGTACCGCGGACCGCCGCGATGTGCCCCTCCTGCTCCGTCCCGTCCCGGGCCGACGGCTAGCCGGCCCGGGACGGGGCGGAGATGCTGATCCAGCTCACTCCGTCGGTTTCGGTTCATCGACCTTGGTCGGATCGCCTGTGTTCGACACGATGACGGCCAGCAGCTTGGCCCGTTCCGTCGAGCTCGCGTTCTCCGTGAGCGCGTGGAAGGAGTTCGGTGGTTCGACCCAGTGCTCGCCGACGCGGTAGGTGCGGACCGGCTCGTTGTCGAGCTGGCTGCGTACAGTGCCCTCGAGCACGTAGGCGTAGACGAACGCCTCGCCATGGCGATGCGGCACCGCGCGTGCGGAGGGCGGGAAGTCGACGACCTCCGAGGTGAACGTCTTGCCCCGGACATTCGGCAGTTCCTGCTCAAGCAGTACCTTCACCGTCTCGGAGGGCGGCGTGGGGGGCGTCGGTGGTGTGGTTGGTGAGGGCTGCGCATTCCCAGAGACTGCCGCTTTCGCCGCGGATGGCTCGGCAGCAGTCGCTCCCCCTGCCGCGGGGACGAATGCGGCGGTCGCGGCCACCATGCCGGCAGCCAGACACCGCAGGGCTCGTCGTGTTTTGATCATGACGTCGAACCTCCGGTCCTACTCGACGGTCATCGACCAGCGCGCAGATTCCCCATCATCGGTGAGGAACCGCCCTCCCGCGACTTCGCGGTCATCGGTCCCGGCGGCCTCTGCGTACCGAGCGTCCCGCCAGCAGCAGAGTCACGGCATTGGGCAGACACTGTGCCGCCCGGGCCGGATCCCTGCCTCCGCACCTGAACCGTGCACTCCCACCCCACCGACGACGACACCGCCGCAGCAGCAGCAGCCACCGTGCTCTTGCCAACTCCCGGTGTCCCGGTCACGGTCACCAGCCGGTGACGGGCCACCAACTTGCCCGCCGCAGCCGTCTCCTCCTGCCGGCCGATCACAGCAGTGCGCTCACCCCCCATACGCGGGCCTGCCCCCGAACCGCCACCGCTTGTCCACACTGTCGTCCTGCTTCCCTGCGTCTGCGCTGTTCACTGAACCAGCCGCGCAGCCTCCCGCCCAACAGCCCGCCCTCAGGAAAAACCGTTGCCGCAAGCCGCGCCACGGCAGGCCCAACGCGTCCCGCGTACGCCGCGGTCGCGGCACGCCACGCCAGACACCCCACCGAAACCTAGAACTCAGGCCCGAATACCGAGGCCGGTGCGATCCAGCCGGAACATTTCAGTCGGATACCACCGGCCACACTGCGCGGGGCTGGTGCCCCGCACGATCAGGGAGGCGGTCGGTAGATGGCGGCCGGCGGAGCAGCCACGCAGGCACCCGGCTCGGCGGTGGTCACCAGCCGCTCCACCCAGGTCTGATCGGTGAGATGACCGGGGAGGGCCCGGCGTTGCACGGTGCCGGACTGGTCCGGGTAGAGGAACTGGATCGCTGCGCGCTGAGTTCGCGGTTGGGCGCTGCTGCGGGCGGACACCAGTGGCGATGTCGTGCCGCGGTCCGTAAGAGCATGACGCTCTCGACCATCGCGCAGATGCTGCGCCGACACGGCTTCAGCCAACAGGTCCCGGCCCGCCGCGCAGTGGAGCGCAGCGAGGAAGCCGTCACCGGCTGGGGGAAGGAGGACTGGCCCCGCGTGGAAGGACCGCGGCGGCGATCGGGCCTGGTTGTGCTTCGAGGACGAACCCGGCTTCTCGGCATCGGCGTACGGCGGCGGACACCTCCCCGCGTTGGCCTGGCCGTGGATTACGCCGGTTCCAGAAGAACGGCCGGCAGGGTGCCGTGCACGATCAGGTCTTTCGGTAGCGAGAGTCCGAAGAATCCTTCGACGACGCCCAGCGCGATGCGGTGCACGTCCTCTCGGTCCCGCTCCGGGTCCGGCAGGCCGGCAGCGGTCAGCAGCTCCTGCAGTCGGGCGGCCGTCGCGGGGTCGCCGTCGACCCCCTGGTAGCCCCACGAGGCGGCCAGGTGCAGATTGCAGGCGCTCAGCAGGCGGCCGTCGTGAAAGCAGGCGAAGTGCGGCGGGACCGGTTTGCCGTTCTCCTCCTCGTACTCCAGGAGGCAGACGTGCGCGCCGCCGCGCGATACCGGTGCCAGTGGGCCGAACTCGCCCTGCCAGCCGCCGTACGCTACCGCGTATGTCCAGTCCCCGGTGTGGCCGAGGCGCAGCCCGATGCCGTCGGAGGAATCGCCGTACGTGTCGTCCATGAGCTCCAGAAGGGACTCTCCGGTGTGCTCCCCGGCCGCCACGGCGGTGTGCTTCGTGTCGTACAACACGGTCGCCGCGAGGCGGTCGGCGAGCTCTTCCGGGGAGAGCCCACGGGCAAGCACCACGTGGTAGCCCCCGAAGGCGATGGATTGGCGGGCAGCGAGCCAGGTCGTTCCGTTGGTCATGACGGCCATCCTGGCTGGTCCCTCTGACACCACGGGCGTCGGACCCCATGGGCTTCCCCACTCCCGGCGGCCACGGCGGAACCGCGTGCGGGTCGACTGGCCCTTAGCCTCGATCCACCGACGCGCTCTGAAGATGATCTCTTGGTCGTTTTGTGGGCTGGTTTCGGTCGGTGGTCGTGGATGGGCAGGTTGTAGCTGCTGGTCTGCCCAGCTTTTCCACGGGTTCGGTTCCGGTCGGGCCCTGGCGGGCGGGGTGGTCAGGGGGGATCAGGCCGGTGCGGGTGGGTCGTGGACAGTGTCGAAGAGGTGTGTCCAGGCGTGCTGCCAGGGCCAGTTGTGTGGCAGGTGCAGGGTGATGCGTCGTGCGGAGCGGGCGATCCGGGCCGGGACCTGAACCAGGTGGCTGCGGAGGGTGGCGGTGGTGGCCTTGGTATGGAAGGGCGAGGTCAGTGCACCGGTGGCCCGCAGCAGGTTGTAGGTCATCGCCCACAGGGTCAGCCAGGCGGCGTTGGCGTGGAAGTGCCGGAGGGCAGGTGGGTCAGGGCGCCGGCTTTGGTGTCGGCGATGACCTGCTCGACCACCGCGTGGTGCCGGTGTTCCCGCTCGGCTTGCAGGGTTGCGGCGGGCTGGTCGGTGAAGAAGGGGTGGTAGCGCCAGACGGGAAACAGCTCGCCCTGTTCACCCATGACGGCGGGTTTGGCCAGGTCACGGACGCGGCGCACGATCAGCCGGGCGGTGACCCGCTCGCTCCTTTTGCGGCTCGCGAAGGCGCTGTATTGGGGTATCTCGGCGACTTCGGCGTCCGAGATGAGTTCACCGGTCTCGGGGTCGGGCACCGCGGTCGGGTAACTGATGTGTTGCCAGGCGTCGTCGGGAATGCTGTGGA
This genomic interval from Streptomyces dengpaensis contains the following:
- a CDS encoding SpoIIE family protein phosphatase; protein product: MSAAPDDGAAQAYGSDPPDAAGSALRVELDRLLDLAVCDTGAHAGAVFLLAPDGQALRLEVTAGMPAEYLAPWLGVGLSSPVPVAEAVRERRLVWLGRPEELARRYPRTAIALPYQFAVAAAPILTGTTAWGALLLFWPCCDTAELADPGSERVGAACRRLGRLLRDAADAGRPVTPGALPRMLPQPPTRTWEPTEALAAAHFAERLPGGSCTLDLEGRFTYLSATAADLLGGSIPDLLGRRPWQALSWSTDPAFEDRFRAAVVSRQPGFFTAMVPPDRWLAFELYPDGSGVSVRIVPADPGRTSTAAPAGTGTPRGEPIPLGELYQVLHLAAALSEAVGVGDVVDLVADEMLPAFHASTLALFAVEDGRLRLIGCRGYNPYPPELFDGATLTSPAAVGTLAGGVPNFFATFEEVVRAYPLAPRQDGLHAWAYLPLIASGRPVGLCVLAFDRPHPFSGSQRTVLTALAGLIAQALERARLYDTAQELAQTLQAALLPDSLPDLPGLDVAARYLPSVRGMDIGGDFYDLVRVDDTTAAAVIGDVQGHNVTAAALMGRCRLTIRSHAAAGATPAQALAQANRRLVDLDPGRFVSCLYVQLDLAHRRAVLATAGHPPPILRHPDGHAEVLRVPPGVLLGIDLEADYPTTEIPLEPGTVLALYTDGLVETPGGDLDDAMAGLAAQLAQARPQPVDQLATALIDHARQTAPRTDDIALLLIRFVTAG
- a CDS encoding cupin domain-containing protein, whose amino-acid sequence is MKVLLEQELPNVRGKTFTSEVVDFPPSARAVPHRHGEAFVYAYVLEGTVRSQLDNEPVRTYRVGEHWVEPPNSFHALTENASSTERAKLLAVIVSNTGDPTKVDEPKPTE
- a CDS encoding DUF6461 domain-containing protein; its protein translation is MTNGTTWLAARQSIAFGGYHVVLARGLSPEELADRLAATVLYDTKHTAVAAGEHTGESLLELMDDTYGDSSDGIGLRLGHTGDWTYAVAYGGWQGEFGPLAPVSRGGAHVCLLEYEEENGKPVPPHFACFHDGRLLSACNLHLAASWGYQGVDGDPATAARLQELLTAAGLPDPERDREDVHRIALGVVEGFFGLSLPKDLIVHGTLPAVLLEPA